From Pedobacter aquae:
CAACTTCCATACCTGCTAAATACAAGCCATGAGCCTTATTCATAAAGCATCTTATGCCATCTATATCGTATTCTGTATCGCCTTCTTTCTTTTGGTCAAAACCTAAAATATAATTCATTCCGGCACAACCACCACCCTCAACACCAAGTCTTAAACCAAATTCTTCGTTTAATTCTTGTTGTTCCATTAACTTTTTCACTTCTTTTTTTGCACCTTCGGTTAATGTTACAGGTGAAACTGCTGTTACTGCTGTACTCATAATATTATTTTATTGTTGCACAAATATAAGGTAAAATGCAGATTTTTGTTTTTACAAGAATCAATTTTACCAATACTTTACAATTTAAAATGGACGCTTTAACGTTTTTATTAGATGTTTTAAAATACACATTATCAGGTTTTTTTGTAATCCTGGGCTCTTACTTCTTGTTTAAAAGCCAGTTTGATGCTTATTACAATTTAAAAGAACTAGAATATCGTTCATCTGTACTTAAAGATATTTTACCACTAAGGTTGCAAGCTTATGAAAGGATGACTCTTTTTATAGAGCGTATCAATCCATCAAACTTATTATTAAGATTACATGTCTCTGGTATGTCTGCCAAAGAAATGCAGAATTTAATCTTAACAGAGGTT
This genomic window contains:
- a CDS encoding DUF7935 family protein — its product is MQIFVFTRINFTNTLQFKMDALTFLLDVLKYTLSGFFVILGSYFLFKSQFDAYYNLKELEYRSSVLKDILPLRLQAYERMTLFIERINPSNLLLRLHVSGMSAKEMQNLILTEVRAEYQHNLAQQIYLTNDAWQIIKRVKDDTISIINSAVKSLPADASAVDLSKVVFSRLDSIEENPYELALLVIKKDIQEM
- a CDS encoding HesB/IscA family protein codes for the protein MSTAVTAVSPVTLTEGAKKEVKKLMEQQELNEEFGLRLGVEGGGCAGMNYILGFDQKKEGDTEYDIDGIRCFMNKAHGLYLAGMEVDFQQGLNSRGFVFNNPNAAKTCGCGTSFSV